A stretch of the Ptychodera flava strain L36383 chromosome 18, AS_Pfla_20210202, whole genome shotgun sequence genome encodes the following:
- the LOC139117358 gene encoding uncharacterized protein: MAEFKPDEFMDDLDQDTFNSLRKDNLITLANFLKVEVKRSMRKREIQYRIAKHLVDLGQFEESTLKDHEPESTSELRKLELEMQTNLEIKKLELQMREKELQMEERQREKERELEEHRLQLEMRRLELGQSGKFFPSDKFDITKHFRLVPPFQEKDVDKYFLHFEKIAQSLNWPKESWSMLLQSALVGKAREIYIQLSVEQASDYDSVKELILKGYELVPEAYRQKFRDCER; encoded by the coding sequence atggcggaatttaaaccagacgaatttatggatgaccttgatcaggacacatttaattccctcagaaaagacaacctcataacactggccaatttccttaaagtagaagtcaaaagatctatgcgcaagagggaaatacagtaccgtattgccaaacatctagttgatttaggccaatttgaggaatccaccctgaaagatcatgagcccgagtctacctctgaactcagaaaattagaattagaaatgcagacaaatttggagatcaagaaactagaattacaaatgagagagaaagaattacaaatggaagaaagacagagagaaaaggagagagaattggaagaacatcgactacagttagaaatgagacgtttagagcttggacagtcaggaaaattcttcccttcagacaagtttgacatcactaagcatttcaggttagttccccctttccaagaaaaggatgttgataaatatttcctccattttgagaaaattgctcagagtctgaattggcctaaggagtcctggtctatgcttttgcagagtgctttggtgggtaaagccagagaaatttacattcagttgtcagtagagcaggcttcagattatgattctgtgaaggaattaattctcaagggctatgagttggtgcctgaagcttaccgtcagaaatttagggattgtgagaggtga